A genomic segment from Sciurus carolinensis chromosome 1, mSciCar1.2, whole genome shotgun sequence encodes:
- the Kcnc4 gene encoding potassium voltage-gated channel subfamily C member 4 isoform X2 yields MISSVCVSSYRGRKSGNKPPSKTCLKEEMAKGEASEKIIINVGGTRHETYRSTLRTLPGTRLAWLADPDGGGRPESDGGGAGSSGSSGGGGCEFFFDRHPGVFAYVLNYYRTGKLHCPADVCGPLFEEELTFWGIDETDVEPCCWMTYRQHRDAEEALDIFESPDGGSGGAGPSDEVGDDERELALQRLGPHEGGAGPGAGSGGCRGWQPRMWALFEDPYSSRAARVVAFASLFFILVSITTFCLETHEAFNIDRNVTEIHRVGNITSVRFRREVETEPILTYIEGVCVLWFTLEFLVRIVCCPDTLDFVKNLLNIIDFVAILPFYLEVGLSGLSSKAARDVLGFLRVVRFVRILRIFKLTRHFVGLRVLGHTLRASTNEFLLLIIFLALGVLIFATMIYYAERIGARPSDPRGNDHTDFKNIPIGFWWAVVTMTTLGYGDMYPKTWSGMLVGALCALAGVLTIAMPVPVIVNNFGMYYSLAMAKQKLPKKRKKHVPRPPQLESPIYCKSEETSPRDSTYSDTSPPAREEGMVERKRADSKQNGDANAVLSDEEGAGLTQPLASAPTPEERRALRRSGTRDRNKKAAACFLLSAGDYACADGSVRKGCEKSRSLNNIAGAAGTSLGLSPLASRYSSPYPPRKLLLSHPFHPLTSPPPGHSAP; encoded by the exons ATGATCAGCTCGGTGTGTGTCTCCTCCTACCGCGGGCGCAAGTCGGGGAACAAGCCTCCGTCCAAAACATGTCTGAAGGAGGAGATGGCCAAGGGCGAGGCGTCGGAGAAGATCATCATCAACGTGGGCGGCACGCGACATGAGACCTACCGCAGCACCCTGCGCACTCTGCCAGGCACCCGCCTTGCCTGGCTGGCTGATCCCGACGGCGGGGGCCGACCCGAGTCCGATGGCGGCGGTGCgggcagcagcggcagcagcggcggcggAGGCTGCGAGTTCTTCTTCGATCGGCACCCCGGCGTCTTCGCCTACGTGCTCAACTACTACCGCACTGGCAAGCTGCACTGCCCCGCCGACGTGTGCGGGCCTCTCTTCGAAGAGGAGCTCACCTTTTGGGGCATCGACGAGACCGATGTGGAGCCCTGCTGCTGGATGACCTACCGCCAGCATCGCGACGCCGAGGAGGCGCTCGACATCTTCGAAAGTCCAGACGGGGGTAGCGGCGGAGCGGGGCCCAGCGACGAGGTCGGCGACGATGAGCGGGAGCTAGCCCTGCAGCGCCTGGGCCCCCACGAGGGAGGCGCGGGCCCCGGCGCGGGTTCTGGTGGCTGCCGCGGCTGGCAGCCTCGCATGTGGGCACTCTTTGAGGATCCCTACTCCTCCCGGGCGGCCAGG GTGGTGGCCTTTGCCTCCCTCTTCTTCATCCTGGTCTCCATCACCACCTTCTGCCTGGAGACTCACGAGGCCTTCAACATCGACCGCAACGTGACGGAGATCCACCGGGTGGGGAACATCACCAGTGTGCGCTTCCGGCGGGAGGTGGAGACGGAGCCCATCCTCACCTACATCGAGGGCGTGTGTGTCCTGTGGTTCACACTGGAGTTCCTGGTGCGCATCGTGTGCTGCCCTGACACGCTGGACTTCGTCAAAAACCTGCTGAACATCATTGACTTTGTGGCCATCCTGCCCTTCTACCTGGAGGTGGGATTGAGCGGCCTGTCGTCTAAGGCAGCCCGCGACGTGCTGGGTTTCTTGCGTGTGGTGCGCTTCGTGCGCATCCTGCGGATCTTCAAGCTCACGCGCCACTTCGTGGGGCTGCGCGTGCTGGGCCACACCCTCCGTGCCAGCACCAACGAGTTCCTGCTGCTCATCATCTTCCTGGCCCTGGGCGTGCTCATCTTTGCCACCATGATCTACTACGCAGAGCGCATTGGTGCCAGGCCCTCCGACCCACGGGGCAATGACCACACCGACTTCAAGAATATCCCCATCGGCTTCTGGTGGGCCGTGGTCACCATGACGACGCTGGGCTACGGGGACATGTACCCCAAGACGTGGTCCGGCATGCTGGTGGGGGCGCTCTGTGCGCTGGCTGGGGTGCTCACCATTGCCATGCCCGTGCCTGTCATTGTCAACAACTTCGGCATGTACTACTCCCTGGCTATGGCCAAGCAGAAGCTGCCCAAGAAACGGAAGAAGCATGTGCCACGGCCACCCCAGCTTGAGTCACCCATTTACTGTAAGTCGGAGGAGACCTCGCCCAGGGACAGCACCTACAGTGATACCAGCCCCCCTGCCCGGGAAGAGGGTATGGTGGAGAGGAAACGGGCAG ACTCGAAGCAGAATGGTGATGCCAACGCAGTGCTGTCGGATGAGGAAGGCGCCGGCCTCACCCagcccctggcctctgcccccaCGCCCGAGGAGCGCCGGGCCCTGCGACGCTCTGGCACACGGGACAGAAACAAGAAGGCAGCTGCCTGCTTCCTGCTCAGTGCTGGGGACTATGCCTGTGCCGATGGTAGTGTCCGGAAAG GCTGCGAAAAGTCCCGGAGCCTAAACAACATAGCCGGAGCGGCTGGAACCAGTCTGGGGCTGTCTCCACTGGCATCGCGGTACAGCTCGCCCTACCCTCCGAGAAAGCTCCTgctctcccaccccttccaccccctcACCAGCCCCCCACCCGGCCACTCGGCCCCTTAG
- the Kcnc4 gene encoding potassium voltage-gated channel subfamily C member 4 isoform X1, with protein sequence MISSVCVSSYRGRKSGNKPPSKTCLKEEMAKGEASEKIIINVGGTRHETYRSTLRTLPGTRLAWLADPDGGGRPESDGGGAGSSGSSGGGGCEFFFDRHPGVFAYVLNYYRTGKLHCPADVCGPLFEEELTFWGIDETDVEPCCWMTYRQHRDAEEALDIFESPDGGSGGAGPSDEVGDDERELALQRLGPHEGGAGPGAGSGGCRGWQPRMWALFEDPYSSRAARVVAFASLFFILVSITTFCLETHEAFNIDRNVTEIHRVGNITSVRFRREVETEPILTYIEGVCVLWFTLEFLVRIVCCPDTLDFVKNLLNIIDFVAILPFYLEVGLSGLSSKAARDVLGFLRVVRFVRILRIFKLTRHFVGLRVLGHTLRASTNEFLLLIIFLALGVLIFATMIYYAERIGARPSDPRGNDHTDFKNIPIGFWWAVVTMTTLGYGDMYPKTWSGMLVGALCALAGVLTIAMPVPVIVNNFGMYYSLAMAKQKLPKKRKKHVPRPPQLESPIYCKSEETSPRDSTYSDTSPPAREEGMVERKRAGPGSRRSPFCLLPSDSKQNGDANAVLSDEEGAGLTQPLASAPTPEERRALRRSGTRDRNKKAAACFLLSAGDYACADGSVRKGCEKSRSLNNIAGAAGTSLGLSPLASRYSSPYPPRKLLLSHPFHPLTSPPPGHSAP encoded by the exons ATGATCAGCTCGGTGTGTGTCTCCTCCTACCGCGGGCGCAAGTCGGGGAACAAGCCTCCGTCCAAAACATGTCTGAAGGAGGAGATGGCCAAGGGCGAGGCGTCGGAGAAGATCATCATCAACGTGGGCGGCACGCGACATGAGACCTACCGCAGCACCCTGCGCACTCTGCCAGGCACCCGCCTTGCCTGGCTGGCTGATCCCGACGGCGGGGGCCGACCCGAGTCCGATGGCGGCGGTGCgggcagcagcggcagcagcggcggcggAGGCTGCGAGTTCTTCTTCGATCGGCACCCCGGCGTCTTCGCCTACGTGCTCAACTACTACCGCACTGGCAAGCTGCACTGCCCCGCCGACGTGTGCGGGCCTCTCTTCGAAGAGGAGCTCACCTTTTGGGGCATCGACGAGACCGATGTGGAGCCCTGCTGCTGGATGACCTACCGCCAGCATCGCGACGCCGAGGAGGCGCTCGACATCTTCGAAAGTCCAGACGGGGGTAGCGGCGGAGCGGGGCCCAGCGACGAGGTCGGCGACGATGAGCGGGAGCTAGCCCTGCAGCGCCTGGGCCCCCACGAGGGAGGCGCGGGCCCCGGCGCGGGTTCTGGTGGCTGCCGCGGCTGGCAGCCTCGCATGTGGGCACTCTTTGAGGATCCCTACTCCTCCCGGGCGGCCAGG GTGGTGGCCTTTGCCTCCCTCTTCTTCATCCTGGTCTCCATCACCACCTTCTGCCTGGAGACTCACGAGGCCTTCAACATCGACCGCAACGTGACGGAGATCCACCGGGTGGGGAACATCACCAGTGTGCGCTTCCGGCGGGAGGTGGAGACGGAGCCCATCCTCACCTACATCGAGGGCGTGTGTGTCCTGTGGTTCACACTGGAGTTCCTGGTGCGCATCGTGTGCTGCCCTGACACGCTGGACTTCGTCAAAAACCTGCTGAACATCATTGACTTTGTGGCCATCCTGCCCTTCTACCTGGAGGTGGGATTGAGCGGCCTGTCGTCTAAGGCAGCCCGCGACGTGCTGGGTTTCTTGCGTGTGGTGCGCTTCGTGCGCATCCTGCGGATCTTCAAGCTCACGCGCCACTTCGTGGGGCTGCGCGTGCTGGGCCACACCCTCCGTGCCAGCACCAACGAGTTCCTGCTGCTCATCATCTTCCTGGCCCTGGGCGTGCTCATCTTTGCCACCATGATCTACTACGCAGAGCGCATTGGTGCCAGGCCCTCCGACCCACGGGGCAATGACCACACCGACTTCAAGAATATCCCCATCGGCTTCTGGTGGGCCGTGGTCACCATGACGACGCTGGGCTACGGGGACATGTACCCCAAGACGTGGTCCGGCATGCTGGTGGGGGCGCTCTGTGCGCTGGCTGGGGTGCTCACCATTGCCATGCCCGTGCCTGTCATTGTCAACAACTTCGGCATGTACTACTCCCTGGCTATGGCCAAGCAGAAGCTGCCCAAGAAACGGAAGAAGCATGTGCCACGGCCACCCCAGCTTGAGTCACCCATTTACTGTAAGTCGGAGGAGACCTCGCCCAGGGACAGCACCTACAGTGATACCAGCCCCCCTGCCCGGGAAGAGGGTATGGTGGAGAGGAAACGGGCAG GCCCAGGCAGCCGCCGCAGCCCCTTCTGTCTGCTGCCTTCAGACTCGAAGCAGAATGGTGATGCCAACGCAGTGCTGTCGGATGAGGAAGGCGCCGGCCTCACCCagcccctggcctctgcccccaCGCCCGAGGAGCGCCGGGCCCTGCGACGCTCTGGCACACGGGACAGAAACAAGAAGGCAGCTGCCTGCTTCCTGCTCAGTGCTGGGGACTATGCCTGTGCCGATGGTAGTGTCCGGAAAG GCTGCGAAAAGTCCCGGAGCCTAAACAACATAGCCGGAGCGGCTGGAACCAGTCTGGGGCTGTCTCCACTGGCATCGCGGTACAGCTCGCCCTACCCTCCGAGAAAGCTCCTgctctcccaccccttccaccccctcACCAGCCCCCCACCCGGCCACTCGGCCCCTTAG